One stretch of Arachis hypogaea cultivar Tifrunner chromosome 20, arahy.Tifrunner.gnm2.J5K5, whole genome shotgun sequence DNA includes these proteins:
- the LOC112784593 gene encoding transcription factor GTE7 — MASAVLANRNEPNWPQHRGGVARFMGKVPFSNPNPNSKFGNKKNQSSLDDASSINRRSNDGNHYQYVTFNVASYSKKELNELKNRLILELEQIRKLKSRIENGEFQPKQSFNGPPKKSSTKKISGNKRPFPVNSITKDLKRSNSEIGNLMKSCSQVLQKIMKHKVGWIFNAPVDVVGMGLHDYYDIVKKPMDLGTVKSNLAKNVYSTPSDFAADVRLTFKNALTYNPPGHDVHSMADLLLSKFEELYRPVHEKFEDSIRQQDQDVDEELQASSWNHVEPERVERVKNKKENVIPPARFQPEPVQVPASSSNPPMVQSPVRTPSPMRAQPVKPLKQPKPKAKDPNKREMSLEEKHKLGIGLQSLPPEKMEQVVQIIRKRNGNLKQDGDEIELDIEAVDTETLWELDRLVTNWKMMMSKIKRQALLGNLNNNNAASNKSNGELAISEKVDVAPAEVKKPKKMDAGDEDIDIGDEMPMSTFPPVEIEKDKEVAGGHASSSSSSSSSSSSDSSSSSDSDSASSSRSDSEADNGHL; from the exons ATGGCTTCCGCCGTCCTAGCCAACCGAAACGAACCTAATTGGCCGCAGCATAGAGGCGGTGTAGCTAGATTCATGGGGAAAGTACCAttttctaaccctaaccctaattcaaAATTTGGCAATAAAAAGAATCAATCGTCGTTAGATGATGCTTCCTCCATAAACCGGAGGTCCAACGACGGCAACCATTACCAATATGTCACGTTCAACGTGGCGTCGTACTCAAAGAAGGAACTGAACGAGCTCAAGAATCGCTTGATCTTGGAGCTCGAGCAGATTCGAAAGCTCAAGAGTCGAATCGAGAATGGAGAATTTCAACCCAAGCAGAGCTTCAATGGCCCTCCCAAAAAATCGTCGACCAAGAAGATCTCTGGCAACAAACGGCCATTTCCGGTGAATTCCATCACCAAAGATTTGAAACGATCGAATTCAGAGATTGGAAACTTGATGAAGTCCTGCTCGCAGGTTCTACAGAAGATCATGAAGCACAAGGTTGGGTGGATCTTCAACGCCCCCGTTGATGTCGTTGGAATGGGTCTTCACGATTATTATGATATAGTGAAGAAACCCATGGATCTGGGCACCGTGAAGTCCAATCTCGCGAAGAATGTGTACTCTACGCCGTCGGATTTTGCCGCCGATGTGCGATTGACGTTTAAAAATGCGCTGACGTATAATCCCCCTGGTCACGATGTGCACAGCATGGCTGACCTGCTTTTATCCAAGTTTGAAGAGCTGTATCGTCCTGTGCATGAGAAATTCGAGGACTCGATAAGGCAGCAGGATCAGGATGTTGATGAGGAATTGCAGGCCAGTTCATGGAATCATGTGGAACCGGAGAGGGTTGAGAGGGTTAAGAACAAGAAGGAGAATGTGATCCCTCCGGCAAGGTTTCAACCCGAGCCAGTGCAGGTCCCTGCGAGCTCTTCGAACCCTCCAATGGTGCAGTCACCTGTGCGCACCCCTTCCCCTATGAGAGCCCAGCCGGTGAAGCCTTTGAAGCAGCCAAAGCCTAAGGCGAAGGACCCCAATAAGAGGGAGATGAGCCTTGAGGAGAAACACAAGTTGGGTATTGGGCTGCAGAGTTTGCCTCCTGAGAAAATGGAGCAGGTGGTACAGATCATAAGGAAGAGGAACGGGAATCTGAAGCAGGACGGGGATGAGATTGAGCTTGATATTGAGGCTGTTGACACTGAGACCCTTTGGGAACTTGATCGTTTGGTGACAAATTGGAAGATGATGATGAGCAAAATTAAGCGGCAGGCACTACTTGGCAACTTGAACAACAACAATGCTGCATCCAATAAATCCAATGGG GAATTGGCTATTAGTGAGAAGGTTGATGTGGCTCCGGCTGAGGTGAAGAAACCAAAGAAAATGGATGCTGGGGATGAGGATATTGACATTGGGGATGAGATGCCGATGAGTACCTTCCCCCCTGTGGAGATTGAGAAAGATAAAGAAGTCGCCGGCGGCCATGCTAGTAGTAGTTCTAGTAGCTCCAGCAGTTCAAGTAGTGATTCATCGTCGTCTAGTG ATTCAGATTCAGCGAGTTCCTCAAGGAGTGATTCTGAAGCAGACAACGGTCACTTATAG
- the LOC112785352 gene encoding uncharacterized protein: MKEFWERLGYYPVGIVDAVGHKGGIWFLSANLKFSCKILWAMNQCVTLEIDGGGRRWICSAVYGSPQATNRVELWSHLLDIGLCIQDPWVVVGDFNDILSDHEVKGGNFYSNRNSIFASTLDSCGLFDLTTSGRRFTWFRKIQGNKEIAKRFDRACCTTEWRLLFPEAFVEVLNRSHSDHCPLLIRCQGVPIKKGNRPFRFQAAWATHPDYKAIVQKSWDSTDFGIHRKLLGVQEASLEFNSTVFGNIFIKKRELEGYLNRIQRKMEADDDPILKHKEEELRAVYNIVLAQEELLWYQKSRDQWVRYGDKNTSFFHMQTILRRKSNKVHGLLVSDGSWSDDPEVLQREVVHFFKNIFCSTEPVEVNCMGEISMPSLSQDACDNLSKPVTMLEVKEALDNMSSFKAPGPDSFQVFFFKEYWDVVGHEASNLSILWNGNRLDSFQPRRGLRQGDPISPYLFVLCMERLACFISKQVDEGIWDGVAVSRGGPRVSHLMFADDLLLFCKAKKSQVQNVVHTLELFCKASGRMSQSFWYHAWLPCGTLAPLVPFVHISDSHLKLEDVWHLGHWRWDILCTMIPKEVKLDLMLFDPIKQAGDKTAAFGGFGGI; encoded by the exons atgaaagaattttgggagagattaggctATTATCCTGTAGGgattgtagatgctgttggacacAAGGGAGGAATTTGGTTCCTCTctgctaatttaaaattttcttgtaaGATTCTTTGGGCTATGAATCAATGTGTAACTTTGGAAATTGATGGTGGTGGGCGAAGATGGATCTGCAGTGCGGTTTATGGCAGCCCTCAAGCCACTAATAGAGTAGAATTATGGAGTCATCTGCTTGATATTGGTTTGTGCATTCAGGACCCGTGGGTGGTGGTTGgggattttaatgatattttgagtGATCATGAGGTGAAGGGGGGTAATTTCTATTCAAATCGCAATAGTATCTTTGCAAGTACTCTAGATTCTTGTGGTCTTTTTGATCTAACAACCTCTGGAAGACGGTTTACTTGGTTCCGTAAAAttcaaggaaacaaagaaattgcaAAGAGATTCGATAGAGCTTGCTGTACTACAGAATGGCGCCTTCTTTTTCCAGAAGCTTTTGTTGAAGTTCTCAATCGTTCCCACTCTGATCATTGTCCCCTACTTATCCGATGTCAAGGAGTTCCTATCAAGAAAGGAAACCGGCCTTTTAGATTCCAAGCGGCATGGGCAACGCATCCTGATTACAAGGCCATTGTTCAGAAATCTTGGGATAGTACAGactttggcatccataggaagttGCTGGGGGTCCAAGAAGCTTCGTTAGAATTCAACTCTACGGTTTTcggcaatatttttattaaaaagagggAATTGGAGGGTTATTTGAATCGTATTCAACGGAAAATGGAAGCTGACGATGATCCGATTCTGAAGCACAAAGAGGAAGAATTGAGAGCTGTGTATAATATAGTTTTGGCCCAGGAAGAATTGCTTTGGTACCAGAAGTCAAGAGATCAATGGGTTCGGTATGGTGATAAAAATACTAGCTTTTTCCATATGCAAACCATCCTTAGAAGAAAATCTAACAAGGTTCATGGGTTGCTAGTCAGTGATGGGTCTTGGTCTGATGATCCGGAAGTTTTGCAAAGGGAGGTTGttcatttcttcaaaaatattttttgttctactGAGCCTGTTGAGGTTAATTGCATGGGAGAAATTTCTATGCCATCTCTTAGCCAGGATGCTTGTGATAATTTGTCTAAACCAGTAACAATGTTGGAGGTTAAAGAAGCTCTGGATAATATGAGCTCATTCAAAGCTCCTGGGCCGGATagttttcaagtttttttcttcAAGGAATATTGGGATGTGGTGGGTCATGAG GCCTCAAATCTTTCCATCCTttggaatgggaatagattggacAGCTTCCAACCTCGCAGAGGGCTCAGGCAAGGAGATCCAATTTCTCcgtatttatttgttttgtgcaTGGAGAGATTGGCGTGCTTCATTTCCAAACAAGTTGACGAGGGTATTTGGGATGGTGTGGCTGTTTCTAGAGGGGGACCTAGAGTTTCTcacttgatgtttgcagatgacctcctccttttttgtaaAGCGAAGAAAAGTCAAGTTCAGAATGTTGTGCACACCTTGGAGTTGTTCTGTAAAGCTTCAG GTAGGATGTCTCAATCCTTTTGGTATCATGCTTGGCTACCATGTGGAACGCTAGCTCCTTTGGTTCCTTTTGTGCACATTTCTGATTCTCACTTGAAGTTAGAAGATGTCTGGCACCTTGGGCATTGGCGGTGGGATATTCTTTGCACAATGATTCCGAAAGAAGTTAAACTTGATTTGATGCTCTTTGATCCTATCAAGCAGGCAGGAGATAAAAcag cggcttttggtggatttggagggatATGA
- the LOC112786707 gene encoding heat shock 70 kDa protein, mitochondrial yields MAAAAVLRSLRRRDAASTSLSAFRSLAGGAKPAYVAHKWSSLCRPFSSRPAGNDVIGIDLGTTNSCVSVMEGKNPKVIENSEGARTTPSVIAFNQKGELLVGTPAKRQAVTNPTNTLFGTKRLIGRRFDDPQTQKEMKMVPFKIVKAPNGDAWVEANGQQYSPSQIGAFVLTKMKETAEAYLGKTVSKAVVTVPAYFNDAQRQATKDAGRIAGLDVQRIINEPTAAALSYGMNNKEGLIAVFDLGGGTFDVSILEISNGVFEVKATNGDTFLGGEDFDNALLDFLVSEFKRTDNIDLSKDRLALQRLREAAEKAKIELSSTSQTEINLPFITADASGAKHLNITLTRSKFEALVNHLIERTKAPCKSCLKDANISIKDVDEVLLVGGMTRVPKVQEVVSAIFGKSPSKGVNPDEAVAMGAAIQGGILRGDVKELLLLDVTPLSLGIETLGGIFTRLINRNTTIPTKKSQVFSTAADNQTQVGIKVLQGEREMAADNKMLGEFELVGIPPAPRGLPQIEVTFDIDANGIVTVSAKDKSTGKEQQITIRSSGGLSDDEIEKMVKEAELHAQRDQERKALIDIRNSADTTIYSIEKSLGEYREKIPSEVAKEIEDAVSDLRKAMSGDNVDEIKAKLDAANKAVSKIGEHMSGGSSGSSSAGGSQGGEQAPEAEYEEVKK; encoded by the exons ATGGCTGCCGCCGCCGTCCTCCGTTCCCTCCGCCGCCGCGACGCCGCATCTACCTCTTTGTCCGCCTTTCGCTCG TTGGCGGGCGGCGCTAAGCCAGCATATGTAGCTCATAAGTGGTCAAGCTTGTGTCGACCTTTCAG TTCTAGGCCTGCTGGAAATGACGTTATTGGTATCGATTTGGGTACAACCAATTCGTGTGTTTCTGTTATGGAAGGAAAG AACCCAAAAGTTATTGAAAATTCCGAAGGTGCTCGAACAACACCATCCGTGATTGCTTTCAACCAGAAAGGGGAGTTGCTTGTAGGTACACCTGCAAAGCGACAGGCAGTAACCAACCCGACAAACACACTTTTTGGTACCAAGCGGTTGATCGGTAGGCGCTTTGACGATCCTCAAACCCAGAAGGAGATGAAAATGGTTCCCTTCAAGATTGTTAAGGCCCCAAATGGAGATGCATGGGTTGAGGCCAATGGGCAGCAGTATTCCCCCAGCCAAATTGGTGCCTTTGTTCTCACCAAGATGAAGGAAACAGCAGAAGCTTATCTTGGGAAGACAGTTTCCAAGGCTGTAGTTACTGTACCAGCTTACTTCAATGACGCTCAGAGGCAGGCAACAAAAGATGCTGGTAGAATTGCAGGTCTTGATGTGCAGAGAATTATTAATGAGCCCACTGCTGCAGCACTTTCATATGGAATGAACAACAAAGAGGGTCTCATTGCAGTTTTTGACCTTGGAGGTGGAACATTTGATGTCTCTATCTTAGAAATTTCTAATGGTGTTTTTGAG GTGAAAGCAACAAATGGTGACACATTCTTGGGTGGAGAGGATTTTGACAATGCCTTGCTGGACTTCCTGGTAAGCGAGTTTAAGAGGACCGACAATATTGACCTTTCAAAGGACAGGCTTGCCTTGCAGAGACTTCGTGAAGCTGCTGAGAAAGCTAAGATAGAACTGTCTTCAACATCTCAAACAGAAATAAATCTTCCTTTCATCACCGCAGATGCATCTGGTGCTAAGCATCTGAACATCACATTGACCAGATCCAAGTTTGAGGCTTTGGTGAATCACTTGATTGAAAGGACTAAGGCACCATGCAAGAGTTGCCTGAAGGATGCCAATATATCTATCAAGGATGTCGACGAGGTTCTTCTTGTTGGAGGGATGACCCGTGTGCCTAAAGTCCAAGAAGTGGTTTCAGCTATCTTCGGAAAGTCTCCAAGCAAAGGAGTAAATCCTGATGAGGCAGTTGCCATGGGAGCGGCAATCCAGGGTGGTATCCTACGTGGAGATGTTAAAGAGCTGCTGTTACTTGATGTTACACCACTTTCTTTGGGTATTGAGACTTTGGGTGGCATATTTACCAGGTTGATTAACCGCAACACTACTATCCCAACAAAAAAGAGTCAG GTGTTTTCAACAGCAGCTGACAACCAAACACAGGTGGGTATCAAGGTGCTGCAAGGTGAGAGGGAAATGGCCGCAGACAACAAAATGCTTGGAGAATTTGAGCTTGTCGGCATTCCTCCTGCTCCCAGGGGTTTGCCTCAGATCGAGGTTACATTTGACATTGATGCCAATGGAATTGTTACCGTCTCTGCCAAAGACAAGTCAACTGGTAAGGAACAACAAATCACAATCCGATCATCCGGTGGACTCTCAGATGATGAGATTGAGAAGATGGTTAAAGAAGCGGAATTGCATGCTCAGAGAGACCAAGAAAGAAAGGCTCTCATTGACATCAGAAACAGCGCTGATACTACCATCTACAGCATTGAGAAGAGTTTAGGGGAATACAGGGAAAAGATTCCTAGTGAAGTGGCCAAGGAAATTGAGGACGCAGTTTCAGATCTAAGAAAGGCAATGTCAGGAGACAATGTTGATGAGATTAAGGCAAAGCTTGATGCCGCAAACAAGGCGGTCTCCAAGATTGGTGAGCACATGTCAGGTGGGTCAAGTGGCAGCTCATCTGCCGGAGGTTCTCAGGGTGGTGAGCAGGCTCCCGAGGCAGAATACGAGGAGGTGAAAAAGTGA
- the LOC140182920 gene encoding uncharacterized protein: MISRKHYWVIRRYNGSHTCTRATISQDHSKLDSITIAEAIKSLVEADPSLKVKSVIVEVQSKFNYTVSYRKAWLAKQKAVEKIYRGWEASYEALPIWFESMCHKEPSAVVYFQTMPAYQGDDLVTDIRVLHRVFWSYYPCIRAFRHCKPIVQVDRTHLYGKYKGCLLVAVSQDGNNNIVPIAFAIVEEKTSDAWHFFLSHSRMVREYEVRYQRLRERGEAYTNWLDRIPREQYALAFDDGYQWGHMTTNLVEYINSVSKGARNLPITALVKATFYKLNELFTRKRAEAEARINAGHVFSELVTSKLHANQLASGNIQVSCFDRQNEVFEVREMPSELEYAVDLRRQPCDCGEFQMDQVRRVYRARFRPLENPTTWPAYNGPRFVPNPFLRRVTKGRPRMTRFLNEMDTRMLHHPRRCRQCRAKGHSRSRCRQTAGANADGDTQ; this comes from the exons ATGATCAGCAGGAAGCACTattgggttataaggaggtataatggtagtcacacCTGTACCAGAGCCACCATTTCTCAGGATCATTCTAAGCTGGATTCTATCACAATTGCAGAAGCCATCAAGTCGTTAGTCGAGGCTGACCCCTCGTTAAAGGTAAAATCAGTTATTGTAGAAGTGCAATCGAAGTTCAACTACACCGTCAGTTATcggaaagcatggttggctaagcaaaaggCAGTAGAAAAAATTTACAGAGGTTGGGAAGCATCGTACGAAGCATTGCCTATATGGTTTGAGTccatgtgtcataaggagccatCAGCTGTCGTCTATTTTCagactatgcctgcatatcaaggcGATGACTTGGTGACTGATATTCGGGTATTGCATCGAGTAttttggagttattacccctgcattagagcattcagacattgtaagccAATTGTCCAGGTGGATAGGACTCACTTGTACGGAAAGTATAAGGGTTGTTTGTTAGTGGCAGTTTCACAGGATGGCAACAACAATATCGTCCCAATTGCATTTGCTATTGTGGAGGAAAAGACTTCTGATGCGTGGCACTTTTTCCTCA GTCATTCGCGGATGGTGCGTGAGTACGAAGTGCGTTACCAACGTTTACGAGAACGGGGCGAAGCTTACACTAACTGGTTAGACCGAATTCCCCGCGAACAGTATGCGTTGGCATTTGATGATGGCTACCAATGGGGCCACATGACGACGAACCTAGTGGAGTACATCAACTCAGTTTCgaagggtgcacgcaatctcCCCATCACTGCCCTTGTCAAGGCAACATTCTACAAGCTTAACGAGTTGTTCACCCGAAAAAGAGCCGAGGCAGAAGCACGGATTAATGCTGGGCATGTTTTTTCTGAGCTCGTGACCTCAAAGTTGCATGCAAACCAGCTAGCATCAGGAAACATCCAGGTCAGTTGCTTCGATCGGCAGAATGAGGTCTTTGAGGTGCGTGAGATGCCAAGTGAACTGGAATATGCCGTTGACCTCCGTCGACAACCATGTGACTGTGGTGAGTTTCAG ATGGACCAAGTTCGGCGGGTGTACCGAGCTAGGTTTAGGCCACTGGAAAATCCAACTACATGGCCCGCTTACAATGGGCCTCGATTCGTACCAAATCCGTTCCTGAGACGCGTTACCAAAGGTCGCCCCAGGATGACGcgcttcttgaatgagatggatacACGAATGTTACATCATCCCAGACGATGTAGGCAATGTAGGGCTAAGGGACACAGTCGTAGTAGATGCCGTCAGACAGCGGGTGCAAATGCCGACGGAGATACTCAATAG